GACCAGAAGAATATCCAGGGCATCTTGACCCAGAACATTCATGCCGGCCGGACGCCCGGCGCTTTTGGTGGAACTATCGCGTAAATTCATGCCCATGGGTAATAGTTCCATTTCAGCCAGTAGAATCCAAGGTCTTCCATCAGCCGGATGAACTTGTCGAAATCGAGGGGTTTCACCAGGAAGCTGTTGGCATGGTGCTCATAGGCCCTGGCCGCATCTATTTCGGCCTCGGAGGTGGTCAGAATAACAACGGGAAGTTTCTCGAGCACGGCGGAAGTTCTGATTTCCCGGAGGACTTCCAGCCCGTCGATACGGGGCAGGCGGAGATCGAGCAGAACGACATGGGGGCGCGGACTTTTTTCGGGGTCGGCGAACACACCCCGTCGGAAGAGAAAATCCAATGCCGCCTCGCCGTTGGTAAGATGGATTATCCGGTTGGCCACCGGGTGCCCTTCCAGCGCCCGCTTGACCATCTCGGCGTGAGCCGGGTTATCCTCCACCAGCAGGATGACGAAAGGTTCTTCAGATGGTTTTTCCTCTCTGTCCATCCTTCATTCCTCCTGTCGCAGGGTGAAGCAGAAAGCGGTCCCCTGGCCGGCTTCCGATTCCACCCAGATGCGGCCCCCGTGCACCTCGACGATGCGCTTGACCAGGGCCAGACCGATGCCCGTCCCTTCCGTGTCGGCGCTCAGGCGCTCGAAAAGACCGAAAATCTTCTGATGGTATCGGGGATCGATGCCGACGCCGTTGTCCCGAACGAAGAAGACCGGCTCTTTCTCTTCAATCCGAACCCCGATCTCCACCAGGGGTTCGGGTTGATCGCCTATGAATTTGACGGCGTTGTCGACCAGATTCTGCATCACCTCCAGATCTGATGGTATCGGGGATCGATGCCGACGCCGTTGTCCCGAACGAAGAAGACCGGCTCTTTCTCTTCAATCCGAACCCNNNNNNNNNNAGACGCGGGTAGTCGCCCCGGACATGGGGAAGATCGGGGTCGATCGCGATCCGAACGCCCCGCTCGGAAATTTGTCCCTCCACCTGCTCAACCGCTTCGCGGGCCAGTTCGCTCATGGCGATCTCCTGCGGTGGATTGGACTGCCGGCCGATGCGCGACAATGTAAGAAGCTCGTCGAGCAGCATCTGCATCCGTCGCACGGCTTCCTGGATGTGGGTAATATCTTCTTTCAGGCGCTTGGCGTCGCCAGCCGCCATGTCCTTCTCCAGAAGCCCGAGGAAGCCGCGGATGGTAATCAGGGGGCTCTTCAGATCGTGGGAAACCGTATAGGTGAAGCGCTCCATTTCGGCCGCCTTCGCTTCCAGTTCGGCGATGAGGTGCTCGCGCTCCTGTTCGGCCCGGCGTCGCTCGGAGATGTCGCGGATGATGCCGGTGAAGATGCGTTGCTCCCCCACCCGTGCCTCGCTGACCGCCAGTTCCATCGGGAAGGTTGTGCCGTCCTTGCGCTTGCCGACCACCTCGCGGCCGATGCCGATGATCTTCGGGATGCCGGTGGTGAGATAATTGTGGATATAATGGTCGTGCTCGCTTTGATAGGGCTCGGGCATGAGCATGTTGACCTTGCGGCTTAACACCTCATTGGCAGGATAGCCGAAGATCTTTTCCGCGGCTCGGTTGAAGGACAGAATAATCCCATGCACGTCAATGGTGATGACAGCATCGACCACCGTATCGAGGACGGCCATCAGCCGGGAATCAATCGCCCGCCGCTCGATTCGATTTTTCCCATTCCGTGGCTTCTCCATTCTCTTCCATGTCGCTAAACTCTACGAAGTGCTTTCGGAAGATCGGCCTGGAAAATAATGGTTCACGGCCTCAGATATCTCCGGATGAATTCCTGCCTCCCCACATCATAACGCGCGTCCTGGATTTTTTACAATCCGGGTACGATAGAAATCTCGAGCCTGCCTCGCTCCTGAAGAAGCCGCCCGGCTTCTGTCCTCGTCCTCCGTCTTCGGTCTTCCGCGTTGTTTCTTGCGCCTGAGCGCCAAAAAACCTATTATGAATTGATTACTCTGAAAGGCGGCCGACCGATGGACCCACTCTTTTTAAAATACGGGACCGAATCCTTCCCCTGCCCTCTTTCCGGTGCCCGGGTGCTGCTCCCGGACCTGCCGGCGCCGCCGGAAGATCCTGAAGCGCTGATCCGGTCGGCTCTGGACGCTCCTCTGGGGACGCCGCCCCTGGAGGAGATCATCCGGCCGGGGGAGAAGGTGACGATCGTTACCTCGGACATCACCCGCTATACCGGCAGTGAAGTCTACCTGCCGATCCTCCTCGACCGCCTGAACGGCGTCGGTGTCGCCGACGGGGACATCGAGGTGCTGATCGGCCTGGGCATTCACCGGAAGCAGACCGAGACCGAGCACCGCAAAATCCTGGGACCGGCCTTCGGGCGGGTGAAGGTCACCGACCACGACTGCGACAACCCGGCGGAACTGGTCCTGAGGGGGGAGACCCCGGGGGGCATTCCAGTTGTGATCAACAAACGAGTGGCGGAGGCCGACCGGGTCATCGTCACGGGCACCGTCGGATTTCACTATTTCGCCGGCTTCGGCGGCGGCCGCAAGGGTCTCGTCCCCGGAGTCGCCGGGCGGGATACCTGCATGGCCTCCCATTTCGCCGTCTTCAATCCGCCGGCGATCGGGGGCCGCAATCCCCGGGCGGCCACGGGCGTACTGGAAGGGAATCCGGTGCACGAGAACATCCTCGCCGCCGCCCGCATGGTGGAGCCCGATTTCCTTCTCAATACGGTCCTCTCTCCGGAGAAGAAGATCCTGGATGTTTTCTGCGGCGAACTGGAACAGGCCCACCTGGCCGCCTGTGAACAGGTCCGCCGGCTCTACGCCGTTCGCCTCGATGATCCCGCCGATCTGGCCGTTGTTTCCTGCGGAGGCTATCCCAAGGACATCAACTTCATCCAGTCGCATAAGGCCCTGGACTACGGCGTGAACGCCCTTTGGAAAGGGGGTACGATCATTCTGCTGGCCGCCTGCGGCGACGGGTTCGGAAACAAGACCTTTTTCGACTGGTTCCGCCACCAGGATCTGGACGATTTCGAGTCGGCCCTGCGCGAGCGCTACGAGATCAACGGCCAGACCGCCTACTCCACCCTGATCAAGGCCCGCCGCTACCGGGTCATCCTGGTCAGCGAACTGGGCGATGAGGAAACCTGCAGAATGGGGATGGAAAAGGCCTCGGACCTTGACGAAGCCCTCAAAATGGCGTATGAAAAGCTTCCCCCGAATCCCGCCGTGGTGGTTATCCCCGACGGCGGGACGGTGTTGCCGGTAATAAAGCGGTGATCAGTGATCGGTGATGAGTAAAGGGTTTTCCACTGATCACCAATCACTGATCACTCGTCACAGAAGGATTTCAAATGCTCGACCCTCGCATCATCCAGATCCTCCGAGACATCGTCGGCGCCGATAACGTCTCCACCGACAAGGCCGACCTGATCTGCCATTCCTATGACGCCACTCAGCAGAAGCATCTCCCCGACGTGGTGGTCTATCCCGCCACGGCCGCCGAGATCAGCCTGATCCTGAAAATGGCCAATACCGAAAAGGTTCCGGTTTTTCCCAGGGGCGCCGGCAGCGGCTTCACTGGCGGCAGCCTTCCCACCAAGGGGGGGATCGTGCTGGTCACCTCGCGGATGGACCGGATCCTGCGCATCGACGAGGAGAACCTGGTCGCCGAAGTGGAGCCGGGGGTCGTCACCGAACAGTTTCAGCAGGCGGTGGAGAAGGTGGGGCTCTTCTATCCCCCCGACCCCGCCTCCCTCAAATTCAGCACCCTTGGCGGCAATGTCGCCGAGTGCGCCGGCGGACCGCGATGCGTCAAGTACGGCGTGACCAAGGACTACATCCTCGGCCTGGAAATAGTCACTCCGCAGGGAGACATCATCCGCACGGGGGGACAGACCATGAAGGGGGTGGTCGGCTACGACTTGACCAAGCTCATGGTCGGCTGCGAAGGGACCCTCGGGGTCATCACCAGGATCATCATCAAGCTGCTGCCGCTCCCCGAAGCGAAAAAGACCATGCTGGTGCTCTTCGACTCCATCGACGGCGCGGCGCAGGGCGTCTCGGCCATCATCCGCGGCAAGATCATCCCCACCACCCTGGAGTTCATGGACGCCACCACCATCGACTGCGTTCGCCAGGCTACCGGCCTGCAGATCCCCGCGGCCGCCCGCGCGGTTCTGATCATCGAAGTCGACGGCGACCGCGATCTCATCGAACGCCAGGCGAAGCGCATCCTGGACATCGTCGCGCCCCTGGGCGTGGTGGAGACACGGGTGGCGCAGACGCCGGCTGAAAGCGAAGACATCTGGAAGGTGCGGCGGCAGGTCTCCCCCAGCCTGCGCAAGGTCAACCCCGACAAGTTCAACGAGGATATCTGCGTCCCCAGAAGCCGCGTTCCGGAAATGATCCGTGCCATCGAGGCCATCGCCTCGAAGTATGAGATTCCCATCGTCAATTTCGGCCATGCCGGCGACGGCAACATCCATGTCAACGTGATGATCGACAGCTCCGTCCCCGGAGAACTGGAAAAGGCGGAGAAGGCCATCGAGGAGATCTTCGCCGAGACCCTGAAGCTCGACGGCACCATGAGCGGCGAACACGGCGTCGGCATCACCAAGGCCCCCTATATCCCGATGGAGCTCGATTCCGCGGCCGTGGCCTATATGAAGACGATCAAACGCGCCCTCGATCCGAACAATATTCTGAATCCCGGGAAGATATTTCTGGAAGACTAAGGAGCAGGGGGTCAGGGGGTAGGGACTGGGGGCTGGGAGAAACAAGCGATTCTCTCTAGCCCCTAGCCTCCAGCCCCTACCCCCCTTTTTCACAATGAGCAAACATAAAAACCTGAAAGATTTCGAAGAGCAGATCCGGCAGTGCGTCAAGTGCGGCGCCTGCCAGGCCCACTGCCCGGTTTTCGGCGAGCAGAAACGGGAGTCGGTAGTGGCCCGCGGCAAGGTGGCCCTGGCCCACGCCCTCCTCGAGCAGGAAGTGGAGCTGGACGAACGGCTGATCGCCGACATGTCCAAGTGCCTGCTCTGCGGCTCCTGCTTCGACAAGTGCCCCAACCTCGTCCCCACCGATGAAATCGTCATGGCCACCCGGAGGGAGATCGCCGAGCGAAAAGGGCTCACAACCTTCGGCAAGGCGGTGTCCACCGTCCTGCGAAACCCGGCCCTGATGAACTTTATGGCTAAAGGGGGCAGCGCCTTTTCCCGCCTCCTCTTCAAGAAGGTTCCGGATCAGAGCGGCCTGCGCCTGCGCTTTCCCCTTCCCTTCGTCGCTAAGGACCGCACCCTCCCGGAGGTTGCCGCCAAGCCTTTCCGCGACCGGCATCCCGAGTTCATCGCCGGCGATCCCGGCATGCCGACGGTCGCCTTCTTCACCGGGTGCATGATCAATTACATGTATCCGGAAATCGGCGAGGCGACGCTGGCGATCCTGCGCTACATGGGCATGAATATTCTCATTCCGCAGGACCAGGGATGCTGCGGGCTGCCGGCTCTGTCTTCCGGCGATGCGGCTGCGGTCGAGGACCTCTCGAACAAGAACCTTCTCGCCTTCGGCAAACGGGAACCCGACGTCATCGTCACCTCCTGCGCCTCCTGCAACATCGGCATGGGGAAACACTTCGCCGCTCTCGGCCCAGAGCATGAGCGGCTCGCCGCCAAGGTCACGGACATCCATGTCTTCCTGCAGCGGTACGGGCTGGCGGAGAAGCTGGCGCAGCTGCCGAAGAAGGAGGTCTTCCAGAGAGTGACCTACCACGACCCCTGCCACCTGCGCACCCAGGGGATCACCCGGGAGCCGCGGGAGATCCTGAAAAGCCTGCCGGCGGTTCGCTTCGTGGAGATGGAGGGGGCCGACCGCTGCTGCGGCCTTGGAGGGACCTTTTCCGTATACCACTACGATACGAGCAAGAAGATCGGAGCCCGCAAGGCCCCCGGCATCGAGAAGAGCGGAGCCGACCTGGTCGCCAGCGCCTGCCCCGGCTGCATGATGCAGCTGCAGGACACCATCGCCCACGCCGGCCTGCCGCAGAAGGTCATTCACATTCTCGAGCTGGTGGCCCGGGAACTCCCCGAGAAATGAAACGTCTTCCCACCATCGCGTGTCTGCTCCTCCTTGTATTGCTGAATCTTTCGCCGCCGGTCTCCGGCACGGAAAAGCCGGAGATCGACCCCGGAAAACTGGCCGTCCGAATCCACGAGCTGGTCAACAAGGAGAGAGCCAAGAACGATCTGCCTCCGCTGAAATGGAACGAAGCGCTGGCGGAGATCGCCCGAAAGCACAGCGAAGACATGAGCGAGAAGGGGTATTTCTCCCATACGAATCCGCGGGGGGAGACGCCCACGGAGCGGGGAGCAAAGGCCGGTTTCACCTGCCGGAAAGAATACGGTTTGGCCTTTCGGACGGGACTCGCGGAAAACCTGGCGCAGAATAGCCTGTTCCACGCCGTCCGGTATACCGTCGGTCCTGGCGGCAAAACCCGGGAGCGGCTCTGGAACACCCTGGAGGAAATCGCCGGCTCGACCGTCCAGGGATGGATGAAAAGCGAAGGACACCGCAAGAACATCCTGAACCCGGGCTACGCCACGGAAGGGATCGGCATCGGATTCACCGAGGACGGCAAGGTCTATATAACGCAAATGTTCTGCTGAAGCAGTAAGGGGGAGCGGCCTCACGCCGCTCCCCCTTTTTCCGTCCTCCCGCCTTCACTAAAGCTACGGCGGGCAAGCCGTCTTCTGTCCTCTGTCTTTCGTCCTCGGTTTTCACCCTCCGATCTTCTGCATGCGCCGGCTCCCGTGCTGAAAATCCTCTTCACCAATGCGGTGCCGCTCCGGCTTTTCGCCGACGGCGGTCCGCAGCAGCTCCTCCAGGGACACGCCCGGAGACTCGCCGCGCAGGGCGCTCCTCAGATCGATTTCCGCATCGGAAAACAGGCAGGTGCGGATCCGGCCGTCGGCGGTGACGCGCAGACGGTTGCACTCTCCGCAAAAATGGTCGGACACGGCGGGGATCACCCCGAGCCGCCCCAGACCGTCCGGGTAGCGGAAGAGGCGGGCCGGGCCGGCCGGGCCCTGCCGGGGAATCGGAATCAGCTCCCCTTCCCTGCCCAGAGCCTCCATAATGGCCGCCGCGCTGAAGCGGTTTTCCGGGGTATAGTCGAGGCCGTCGCTCACCGGCATGAACTCGATGAAGCGCACCTCCCAGGGATGCTCGCGGGTGAGATGGGCGAAATCGGCGATTTCGTCCTCGTTCACCCCGCGGATCGGAACCATGTTGATCTTGAGCGGTGTCAGTCCCGCCCGGTCCGCGGCCTCCAGACCGGCAAGGACTTTCGAAAGGCCGTCGCGGCGGGTAATCCCCTTGAACCGGTCCTCTCTCAGGGTATCAAGGCTGACGTTGATCCGGGACAGGCCCGCCGCCTTCAGCTCCGGCGCCATTTCTGCCAGCCCCAGGCCGTTGGTGGTGAGGGTTATCTCCGGGCTTTCCGGCAAGGCCGCAAGACGGCTGATGAAACCGACGATCCCTTTGCGCACCAGCGGCTCGCCTCCGGTGACCCGGATTTTTCTAACGCCCAGACGCGCAGCCGCTTCCGCCACCCGCAGCAGTTCCTCATAGGAGAGAATTTCGCCGTGGTTCAGCGGGGCAACACCTTCCTCGGGCATGCAGTAACGGCAACGCAGGTTGCAGCGGTCGGTGACCGAAAGGCGGAGATAGTCGATGGTGCGGCCGAAACTGTCGCGCAAGGCGTCCTCCCGACAGGGTCAAAAGATTAATTCACGACGATACGATACCATCATTCTTCATCCGGGAGCAACCCCCGCCTTCATTCCGCCGCCCGCGGGGACTTGTTCCCGGCGGGGATTCTGTGGTAGTCTCCATTTTTGTACGGCAGCACGATAAGGTAAACAGGAGGAACATTGTGAGTAAAGCACTAGGACTTTTATCCGGAGGACTTGACAGCAGCCTGGCTGCCCTGGCCTTGAAGCGCCAGGGGGTGGAGGTCACCTGCATCTCCTTCGTCACCCCCTTCTTCGGGTCGGGCAAGGCCGAAAAGGCCGCCCGCCATATGGACATACCCCTGATCGTCAAGCCGATCGGCGACGTTCACCTGGAGATGGTGAAGAATCCCCGGTACGGGTACGGCAAGAACATGAACCCCTGCATCGATTGCCATGCCATGATGTTCCGCCTCGCCGGGGAAATCATGGCAGAGCAAGGATTCGACTTCGTCTTCTCCGGCGAGGTGCTGGGGCAGCGGCCCATGAGTCAGAACCTGACGGCCCTGAAGACTGTAGCCAAATACTCCGGGGGTAGAGACCGCATCCTGCGCCCGCTGAGCGCCCGGCTCCTTCCCATTACCCCGATGGAAGAAGAGGGGCTGGTCGACCGCGAGCGGCTTCTTGACATCCAGGGGCGCTCCCGCCGACGCCAGGAAGCGCTGGCAAAGGAATGGGGTCTGATCGAATATCCTTCCTCGGGGGGCGGCTGTCTGCTTACCGAAAAGCATTTCTCCGACCGCCTGCGCGACCTCTTCGCCCACGATCCCGAGGCGGAGGTGGCCGACGTCGAACTCCTCAAGGTCGGGAGGCAGTTCCGCCTCTCCCCCCAAGCCAAGCTTACCCTAGGCCGCAACCAGGACGACAACGACAGGATCAAGGTCCAGCTCCGGCCGGGGCAGGTCCTGCTGAGGGCGGCCGATTACAATGGCCCCCTCGGGCTGGTGAGCGGCGCCCCTGAAGCGGCCGACCTGGAGACAGCCGGTGCTGTCGTCGCTTCTTACGGCAAGGGGAAGAACGAGCAGGAGGTGGAAATTCTGATCATTCGCGAGGGGCGCGAGGAGTCAATCCGGATTGCACCGACGGATATGGGGACTTCCCGGCAGTGGATTATTTAAGGCGGACCGGTTCGGGTCTTCCTTAACAAAAATTTCATCTTTATTATCTGTTGAGACAAGGGCCTCCGGTTTGCGGAGGCCCTTGTTTGTTCCCCGTTATCTCGAGTAGCCCCTCTCAACGGCCGGATCGCGAACTTCCAGAGTGACGTTTGTGGAAGTCACGGCCACCGCTGCCGCCCCGATGAATCCCTCCTCGATCCGAATTTCTGAACGTATCGGGTCGCCTCTGGAAGCGCTGCATGCTGCTTTTGGTGCCCGGCCCGCGTATCACCCGATCATCCGAGCCACGGCGGACATCTCGACGGTTGTGGAAGTCGCGCCCACCGCTGATGCCCCGATGAATGCCTCCTCGATTCAGGTTCCTGAAGGTATCGGGGCGCCTCTGGAACCGCTGCATATCACTCTTTGCTCTCGGTCCGCGTATCACCCGATCATCCGGGCCCCGGCGGGAATCGCGACGGATATGACCGTCGCCAGGGCGCACAATGACGCCGCCTCGGTGCGAACGAATGAAGCCGTCATGATGATGCTTGCCGCGTAAATCCTTCACTCCTTTGTGGCGATGGATGCCATGGAAATGAAGATGATGTCCCCTGGCATGCTTAAAGTGACGCGTTCCGGAAAAATGCACGATGTTGAAGCTGAAGAAAATCCGAGAAGAGTAAAACCAGGGGTCCGGGTAATGATAGAACGGATAGTAAGCGTACCAATCTCCATAACCATAAGGATGGATATAATGTTTTTCAACGACTCGTTCGACGGCGCGCCCACTGTCCGCGGCCGCCTCACCGGGTACGATCAGCCAGGCACCGTCGGGCTGCCGGCAGGCCGTGCCGTAAGCCGGTTCCTCAACGCCGCCGATGATTACCGTGGTGACAAATTCCCGGCAATACTGACCGGCGGAATTTTGAAAGGTGTTCACCGGCACCACGCTTCCTGAACGCGAGGTGTCCGGGTTCACCCACGCCGAGGCCTCGTTCGTCCGGTTGTTTTCCAGGGCATACTGAAAGGTCTCGGACATGGCCTGATGCTCTGAATCCTCGAGCCCGGTGCCATATTCCTGCCCCCAAAGGGGCGTATAATCGAACATGGCCCCAACCATTACCAACAGTAGGAGGGCCGTGCGTTTCATGATCCGTCTCCCCGCTTGAACCACTCTCCCGACAGCTTCTGTGGAAAAATGATCTCCCGGAGGAAAAGGATTGTAAATTTGTTTGCCTCGCCTTTGTGAGCCTCCGGGTCAGCCGTTTATCATTCTTATGCGTATTATATCAGATCGTCGAAAAACATAGGAGACTCCCATGCTTCCCCGATCCGGATTCTCTTCGAGAATTCCGAAGAATCACTTCCTCTCCCATCCCCCTCCGGACTGCTCGATATACCACCCCTTGCCTGCCTTGTCCCGCCAGGTATCGGCGAAGATTTGCTGCACTTCATCGGCCTTATCGGGAAAACCGTTTGCCCGGGCGATTTCCTTGTACAGCCGCCGGCGGTCCTCGTTTTCGGCGGAAACCAGCTGTTGCACCTCGGCCCTGCCTTTCAAGTCCAGCCCGTCGGTGGTGCGGACCTTGAGCAGACCGTCCCGCCCCACGCCCACGTTCCCCGCATCGAAATACGGAAACAGCTTTCCCGAGCGCTCCTTCAGGGACGCACGAATAGCCCGGATCTCCGGCGTGCTGACGTCGATGTCCTGCTGGGCGTAGGCGCTGCGCGGCTGGAGCAGGAAGAACATGCTGCTTCCGGGAGCCTTCTCCAGGAGGGGCGGCTTCGGCGGTTTCGGCTCTTCAGACAAGGCCCGTTCGCCCCAGACTTCGTTGACGATGCGGTCCGCGGCGCTGCGCACTTCCTCGGCGGGGAAGTAGATGTTGATGGTCACGCAGGAGACCGCGACGAGGAGGAGCAGAAGACCGGCAACTCGGATAGATCTTTTCATCAAAACCTCCAGGCAAGCGCCCATTCACCATTCATATCCAAATATACGCGGACCGTGGGCAAAATCAATTTTCCGCGCCTTCGGAGACTCGCATCAATCAATTTTCCTTTACGCGCTTACGATTTAATAATCTCCGCCAATACCTATTGACATCGCGGAAGGAACTGATAAAGTATCGGCACTAAAAGGGGAGTAGCATCCGGAACCTACCGGCCCGTGCTTCGTCAATACGGTGGTCTCGCCACCCGGACGCGGGAGCTGCGACGTAAAGTCGAGCCTTGCAAGACCTTTGTCCATGCATCAACCATGCATCGGGTAAAGGTCTTTTTCTTTTACCGGATGCAAATTAAACGCGGAGGTAAAAGAAATGAACCTGCTCAAGATCACCTTCCTTCTCACCTGTCTGACCCTCCTTCTTGTCGCCATGGGCAGCGCCATTGGCGGCCAGTCCGGCATGCTCATCGCTTTTTCCCTGGCGTGCGGCATGAACCTCTTCTCCTACTGGTATTCGGACAAGATCATCCTCAAGATGTACAAGGCCCGGGAAGTCTCCGAAACAGAGAATCCCTCTTTACGGGATGGTCCGACGCCTCGCCCTGCAGGCGAATATGCCGATGCCCAAGGTCTACATCATCCCCTCGGAAGGTCCAAACGCATTCGCCACGGCACGCAATCCACAGAACGCGGCCGTAGCCGCCACTGAGGGAATCCTGCGCATCCTGTCCCCGGAGGAACTCGAAGGGGTAATGGCCCATGAGCTGGCGCACGTTCAAAACCGAGACACCCTGATTTCCACCATTGCAGCCACCTTCGCAGGCGCCATTTCAATGCTTGGCAGCATGCTGCAGTGGGCCGCCATCTTCGGCTCCGGCCGCGGCGAGGACGAGGAAGGGGGAGGAGGCCTTCTCGGCGGCTTGGCCCTTGCGATCATCGCTCCCATGGCGGCCATGCTGATCCAG
The Desulfuromonas sp. TF DNA segment above includes these coding regions:
- a CDS encoding PAS domain S-box protein, coding for MEKPRNGKNRIERRAIDSRLMAVLDTVVDAVITIDVHGIILSFNRAAEKIFGYPANEVLSRKVNMLMPEPYQSEHDHYIHNYLTTGIPKIIGIGREVVGKRKDGTTFPMELAVSEARVGEQRIFTGIIRDISERRRAEQEREHLIAELEAKAAEMERFTYTVSHDLKSPLITIRGFLGLLEKDMAAGDAKRLKEDITHIQEAVRRMQMLLDELLTLSRIGRQSNPPQEIAMSELAREAVEQVEGQISERGVRIAIDPDLPHVRGDYPRL
- the larA gene encoding nickel-dependent lactate racemase codes for the protein MDPLFLKYGTESFPCPLSGARVLLPDLPAPPEDPEALIRSALDAPLGTPPLEEIIRPGEKVTIVTSDITRYTGSEVYLPILLDRLNGVGVADGDIEVLIGLGIHRKQTETEHRKILGPAFGRVKVTDHDCDNPAELVLRGETPGGIPVVINKRVAEADRVIVTGTVGFHYFAGFGGGRKGLVPGVAGRDTCMASHFAVFNPPAIGGRNPRAATGVLEGNPVHENILAAARMVEPDFLLNTVLSPEKKILDVFCGELEQAHLAACEQVRRLYAVRLDDPADLAVVSCGGYPKDINFIQSHKALDYGVNALWKGGTIILLAACGDGFGNKTFFDWFRHQDLDDFESALRERYEINGQTAYSTLIKARRYRVILVSELGDEETCRMGMEKASDLDEALKMAYEKLPPNPAVVVIPDGGTVLPVIKR
- a CDS encoding (Fe-S)-binding protein; translation: MSKHKNLKDFEEQIRQCVKCGACQAHCPVFGEQKRESVVARGKVALAHALLEQEVELDERLIADMSKCLLCGSCFDKCPNLVPTDEIVMATRREIAERKGLTTFGKAVSTVLRNPALMNFMAKGGSAFSRLLFKKVPDQSGLRLRFPLPFVAKDRTLPEVAAKPFRDRHPEFIAGDPGMPTVAFFTGCMINYMYPEIGEATLAILRYMGMNILIPQDQGCCGLPALSSGDAAAVEDLSNKNLLAFGKREPDVIVTSCASCNIGMGKHFAALGPEHERLAAKVTDIHVFLQRYGLAEKLAQLPKKEVFQRVTYHDPCHLRTQGITREPREILKSLPAVRFVEMEGADRCCGLGGTFSVYHYDTSKKIGARKAPGIEKSGADLVASACPGCMMQLQDTIAHAGLPQKVIHILELVARELPEK
- a CDS encoding ATP-binding protein; translated protein: MQNLVDNAVKFIGDQPEPLVEIGVRIEEKEPVFFVRDNGVGIDPRYHQKIFGLFERLSADTEGTGIGLALVKRIVEVHGGRIWVESEAGQGTAFCFTLRQEE
- a CDS encoding RT0821/Lpp0805 family surface protein yields the protein MKRTALLLLVMVGAMFDYTPLWGQEYGTGLEDSEHQAMSETFQYALENNRTNEASAWVNPDTSRSGSVVPVNTFQNSAGQYCREFVTTVIIGGVEEPAYGTACRQPDGAWLIVPGEAAADSGRAVERVVEKHYIHPYGYGDWYAYYPFYHYPDPWFYSSRIFFSFNIVHFSGTRHFKHARGHHLHFHGIHRHKGVKDLRGKHHHDGFIRSHRGGVIVRPGDGHIRRDSRRGPDDRVIRGPRAKSDMQRFQRRPDTFRNLNRGGIHRGISGGRDFHNRRDVRRGSDDRVIRGPGTKSSMQRFQRRPDTFRNSDRGGIHRGGSGGRDFHKRHSGSSRSGR
- a CDS encoding FAD-binding oxidoreductase; amino-acid sequence: MLDPRIIQILRDIVGADNVSTDKADLICHSYDATQQKHLPDVVVYPATAAEISLILKMANTEKVPVFPRGAGSGFTGGSLPTKGGIVLVTSRMDRILRIDEENLVAEVEPGVVTEQFQQAVEKVGLFYPPDPASLKFSTLGGNVAECAGGPRCVKYGVTKDYILGLEIVTPQGDIIRTGGQTMKGVVGYDLTKLMVGCEGTLGVITRIIIKLLPLPEAKKTMLVLFDSIDGAAQGVSAIIRGKIIPTTLEFMDATTIDCVRQATGLQIPAAARAVLIIEVDGDRDLIERQAKRILDIVAPLGVVETRVAQTPAESEDIWKVRRQVSPSLRKVNPDKFNEDICVPRSRVPEMIRAIEAIASKYEIPIVNFGHAGDGNIHVNVMIDSSVPGELEKAEKAIEEIFAETLKLDGTMSGEHGVGITKAPYIPMELDSAAVAYMKTIKRALDPNNILNPGKIFLED
- a CDS encoding response regulator; its protein translation is MDREEKPSEEPFVILLVEDNPAHAEMVKRALEGHPVANRIIHLTNGEAALDFLFRRGVFADPEKSPRPHVVLLDLRLPRIDGLEVLREIRTSAVLEKLPVVILTTSEAEIDAARAYEHHANSFLVKPLDFDKFIRLMEDLGFYWLKWNYYPWA
- a CDS encoding thiamine biosynthesis protein, which codes for MSKALGLLSGGLDSSLAALALKRQGVEVTCISFVTPFFGSGKAEKAARHMDIPLIVKPIGDVHLEMVKNPRYGYGKNMNPCIDCHAMMFRLAGEIMAEQGFDFVFSGEVLGQRPMSQNLTALKTVAKYSGGRDRILRPLSARLLPITPMEEEGLVDRERLLDIQGRSRRRQEALAKEWGLIEYPSSGGGCLLTEKHFSDRLRDLFAHDPEAEVADVELLKVGRQFRLSPQAKLTLGRNQDDNDRIKVQLRPGQVLLRAADYNGPLGLVSGAPEAADLETAGAVVASYGKGKNEQEVEILIIREGREESIRIAPTDMGTSRQWII
- a CDS encoding DUF1318 domain-containing protein, which gives rise to MKRSIRVAGLLLLLVAVSCVTINIYFPAEEVRSAADRIVNEVWGERALSEEPKPPKPPLLEKAPGSSMFFLLQPRSAYAQQDIDVSTPEIRAIRASLKERSGKLFPYFDAGNVGVGRDGLLKVRTTDGLDLKGRAEVQQLVSAENEDRRRLYKEIARANGFPDKADEVQQIFADTWRDKAGKGWYIEQSGGGWERK
- the moaA gene encoding GTP 3',8-cyclase MoaA yields the protein MRDSFGRTIDYLRLSVTDRCNLRCRYCMPEEGVAPLNHGEILSYEELLRVAEAAARLGVRKIRVTGGEPLVRKGIVGFISRLAALPESPEITLTTNGLGLAEMAPELKAAGLSRINVSLDTLREDRFKGITRRDGLSKVLAGLEAADRAGLTPLKINMVPIRGVNEDEIADFAHLTREHPWEVRFIEFMPVSDGLDYTPENRFSAAAIMEALGREGELIPIPRQGPAGPARLFRYPDGLGRLGVIPAVSDHFCGECNRLRVTADGRIRTCLFSDAEIDLRSALRGESPGVSLEELLRTAVGEKPERHRIGEEDFQHGSRRMQKIGG
- a CDS encoding CAP domain-containing protein — its product is MKRLPTIACLLLLVLLNLSPPVSGTEKPEIDPGKLAVRIHELVNKERAKNDLPPLKWNEALAEIARKHSEDMSEKGYFSHTNPRGETPTERGAKAGFTCRKEYGLAFRTGLAENLAQNSLFHAVRYTVGPGGKTRERLWNTLEEIAGSTVQGWMKSEGHRKNILNPGYATEGIGIGFTEDGKVYITQMFC